The Drosophila simulans strain w501 chromosome 3R, Prin_Dsim_3.1, whole genome shotgun sequence genome contains the following window.
CCATCATCAGGTAATCCTTGATGCGCTCCAGCTTGAGCAGCTTAAGGCGGCAGCGGGTGTGGGGCGTGACCTGGGGCAGCTTCATGGCCGCATCTGGACCCTTTGCGCGCCTCTTCTTCTTGCCAACGCGCGTTGGGATTGGAGGCTCGTACTTCTTCTTTTTATCCTTGTCATCTTTCTTTTCGCCAGCTCCCCCTTGAGCCGATTGGTTTTGTCCCTGCAAAAGTATTATTCTCGATTGTAAATGGGTTCAGGGTGTTCTGAAGGTGatattttaccattttgtCTTGGTGCTTGCTGCTGTGCCGAACGTTTGATGAACTTTTTACTCTTTATTGTCGGCAACAAAATTACTAGTCATTCGCGTTAGCTGTGGTGCCGTACTCTGGAAATATGAACGTCTGGCAACTCTAACGgtgaacaaatatttttaaaaaacgtGAAAATCAAAATAGGCAAGAAATGCTTAAACAATCAGATTATATTAAAAGTAATGATTAAGAaccaaaatataaatgatttcAAGACTGgaaataacatattttaatagtCACTGTTTTCATATACTTATCGATTACTGTAAACAAGCTGAGTGTTTCAGTCTGGCAACGCTTGCAATTAGTTCGAAAAGagcatttgtttaaaattgttatattgCGACCTTTTAATGGATCAAAATATCAAGAATGTTGATCTCAAACTGGATAACATTGAGGTTCTGACCAGTGGGACAACCGCGGAGTTCGTGAATGGCATCCTGGACTTCTTGCTTTACCAACGCCGGCAAATCCCCTTTGTGTAcaaaacatacaaatattatgtGGATAAATGGTCAGATGCGGATGAATCGGGGGAATCCAAGGATCAGGAGTCCTTTGCCCACTACCAAAGGAACCAGCAACGCTCCAAGGCAAAGGCCACCAAGGAATCCATTAGTGACATGAGAGAGGTGAGTTTCCCCTGACATTCAGGACTCCTTTGGTCTTTACTTATCAGTTCTCTGCTACAGGTCATCCGCCAAGCCTTCAGGAGCTCTGAAGTGAAGAGCCTGCGATTTCTGTTTGGCAACAATAGGTTCATGCCCTCGGAGGCCTATACCGTGCACATACCACATGATTCCATATCCAGAGATCACTATTGCGAGCACCATGCCCTGCCCGAAGGTCGCATCAACCAGGCGCTGCTCCGCCTGCTCACCTGCGAGGAGCTGTACAGGCTCTTCTCCACCGAACTGAAAGTCACCAACGTGTTTCTAGAAATGGAGCTCCTTACAGACTCAGATCGTCTCCAAGGATCCCATTGTGATTCATTTAATCTAATCCCTAAGCATGTATTAAGCCAACTTCCGCGCAGCTGCAAGGACATACACCTGCATCTACTGCATTGCAGTGAAAACACACCGAATGAATTACGCTGCTGCAAGGAGATGGACATTTATCACGATCTTGGCGTGCTGAATCTGGATAAATCTGGGGAAGACGTTAGCCAGACCAACGAAGAGCAGGTCTTTTTGAAAGCAGCAAATGAAACCAGCGGTTGGTGGCAGGCCGAGATCATAGTTCGCGGTTTCAGAGCTCCTGGCAACAAAAATTCGGGTGATTTGTGGTCTAGCTAACATTTTATAACTTGGATTCTTGCTATTCGGCGTGTTtgtgccaaaaataaagtatCAAATCGTTTATATTTCAAGtattaagttattttattatatatatagttgtttaattttatttttggtgtCGATTTATTGAGAATGTATTGAAAATCCAAGGCACTCAAAGACGCTCCGTCGTGGTATTGGTATTAGCATCTTAGGTGGTGATAATCATGGGAACTGGTGCACTGCCCTCTCGCTGCTTGGCCACAATCTTGTTGGCTATGCGATCCAAGTTACGTTGTCCTTGCGGAGTCAGCTTGCGACCACCATCCGGGTGCCTCTCCACCATGTCAGCAGCTTCCAAGGCTTGCAGAGCCTGTTCATGTGTTAGATACATGacaagaaatatttaacataacCTTAAAACACAACCATTTCCCACTCACCTTGCGAATACAGCCATCCGATGAGCGACAGTGCTTGGCCGGACGAACTCCGTCGCGCTTGCGCCCGCTGTAGATCTTGGTGAAGTCCCCAACGCCTGAGGGACTGCGCAGATACAGGTGTCTCATGATGGAGGCACAGCGAGTGAAGAACCAGTCATCGTCGGTAGGAGCAGTCTCCTTGAACTTGCCAGTCTTCATGTAGACGGCCTGTTCGGGCACATCAATTTTTCCCGATTTTTTGAGAAAAGCAGCCATATTTTTGGTCAGAACGTGCTGATCAACATCCTTTACTGTAACTCCAGGCATGTTGCTCTCTAAGTTCTTGAAAGCACGTTTTTAAGGCCCACGTGTccgaaatatgtatgtatgcatataagTAGTCTTACCTTTTGAGAAGAAAAAGTTTTGCGTCCTGTCCGTTTGCTGACTTTAGTCAAAAAGAGCGATTGACAAGTGACGTTTGACAGAGTGACCAGGTCATTGACCCCAAAGGATTACTTTCCGATAGTTTTGGTTAGCTTGGCAATGCTTTTCGAAAACTTAACCTATAAATTTTGAAAGGAACGCAATGTAGCAAAACTACTGTCCTTGGTGACAGGGGGCTTAAGGTAGACTAACAAGGACAATTTTATGACACTGAAGCCCTAAGAAGTAAGAATTAAGGAGCAGCTGTACTTGggtttgtataaat
Protein-coding sequences here:
- the LOC6729310 gene encoding uncharacterized protein LOC6729310; translation: MDQNIKNVDLKLDNIEVLTSGTTAEFVNGILDFLLYQRRQIPFVYKTYKYYVDKWSDADESGESKDQESFAHYQRNQQRSKAKATKESISDMREVIRQAFRSSEVKSLRFLFGNNRFMPSEAYTVHIPHDSISRDHYCEHHALPEGRINQALLRLLTCEELYRLFSTELKVTNVFLEMELLTDSDRLQGSHCDSFNLIPKHVLSQLPRSCKDIHLHLLHCSENTPNELRCCKEMDIYHDLGVLNLDKSGEDVSQTNEEQVFLKAANETSGWWQAEIIVRGFRAPGNKNSGDLWSS
- the LOC6729311 gene encoding 40S ribosomal protein S19b, with product MPGVTVKDVDQHVLTKNMAAFLKKSGKIDVPEQAVYMKTGKFKETAPTDDDWFFTRCASIMRHLYLRSPSGVGDFTKIYSGRKRDGVRPAKHCRSSDGCIRKALQALEAADMVERHPDGGRKLTPQGQRNLDRIANKIVAKQREGSAPVPMIITT